The following proteins are encoded in a genomic region of Alistipes shahii WAL 8301:
- a CDS encoding fimbrillin family protein produces MKRNYIILLAALLTVACAGNGDTMSPTPQEGEILFSGSTVGPKVRTSYEDTETALRVNWVKNDLIGLFAESGGKNLGANFAYKAAVSGATSDFTAASRLNVIRWADETSDHDFYAYYPYTDRAAVDVTAIPVSVPAVQTRSESDPLATLAAHDFLYAVTCGIKKGDNAVNLQFKHLFSALEIRLTTDLRAKLEGVIFRCVSNENAAVSMENATVDLRTGEVNVSEAVVSNAVRLDCSGNTSDTEALVLHLVVTPGHAGETFEAVALVNGKEYIFATVKAPADGGIPTGKTVVVEGEATLDPEDALPVIDLSAEGTANTYYADAANTFYRFRADVKGNGKALTCGGLSYTEEDLRIEPKAALVLWYSCLQTSYLPWIQASPVVLSSVKFKKDGYIYFDTPETFVNGNVVIVAIDKELGYDQIEADADKRITNAEVLWSWNIVFSEGYDPDAAENWIVKGGYTWMNRDLGALIDPEQAYIGGQLNNVALASTTGNCYQWGRKDPFPGLPDYTSVQVSYMTGLWFAPAYTPIPALDRGTFEAWGREAHHQIIGNTKATVAIDINTALGTGYVSQDAFDLGRANPHLWLYKNENYLTDKAGLAAWGNPSKDAHGVKTIYDPCPPGWKVMSSQAWIALTDNETPDAVVATTMRGILLDNKWYFPLTGGAQHVRNSDGGSNGYTGSCGVEVCTAYYMDGPDYSPWGRVGAFKAAPNYKEGDSVTCQSQNTYSDRGASVRCIRIDE; encoded by the coding sequence ATGAAACGAAACTATATAATTCTGTTGGCCGCCTTGCTGACGGTCGCATGCGCCGGAAACGGCGACACCATGTCGCCGACACCGCAGGAGGGCGAGATCCTTTTCTCGGGATCAACTGTCGGTCCCAAAGTCCGGACCTCCTATGAGGATACGGAAACAGCGCTCCGGGTGAACTGGGTCAAAAACGATCTGATCGGCCTTTTCGCCGAGTCCGGCGGCAAGAACCTGGGAGCCAATTTCGCCTACAAGGCGGCTGTGTCGGGAGCGACGAGCGATTTTACAGCTGCTTCCCGGCTCAATGTGATCCGCTGGGCTGATGAAACGTCCGATCACGATTTCTATGCCTACTATCCCTATACGGACAGAGCCGCAGTCGATGTAACGGCCATCCCGGTGTCGGTGCCCGCTGTGCAGACTCGTTCGGAAAGCGATCCGTTGGCGACTTTGGCAGCCCATGATTTTCTCTATGCCGTTACGTGCGGGATCAAAAAGGGCGACAACGCCGTCAACCTGCAATTCAAACATCTTTTTTCAGCACTCGAAATCCGGCTGACGACCGACCTGCGGGCGAAACTCGAGGGCGTGATTTTCCGTTGCGTCTCGAACGAAAATGCCGCCGTGTCGATGGAAAACGCCACGGTCGATCTGCGCACAGGTGAAGTGAACGTCTCCGAAGCTGTGGTTTCCAATGCCGTGCGACTCGACTGTTCAGGCAATACGTCCGACACCGAGGCACTGGTGCTGCATTTGGTCGTAACACCCGGACATGCCGGTGAAACATTCGAAGCCGTCGCTCTCGTCAATGGCAAAGAGTACATCTTCGCCACCGTGAAGGCTCCGGCCGACGGCGGTATTCCGACGGGCAAAACGGTGGTCGTCGAAGGAGAGGCTACGCTCGACCCCGAGGATGCGCTTCCCGTCATTGATCTGAGTGCCGAGGGCACGGCCAATACCTATTATGCCGATGCGGCCAATACATTCTACCGCTTCCGTGCCGACGTGAAGGGCAACGGCAAGGCGCTGACCTGCGGCGGCCTCTCCTACACGGAGGAGGACCTCCGGATCGAGCCGAAAGCAGCCCTCGTACTGTGGTACAGTTGTTTGCAGACGAGCTATTTGCCATGGATACAGGCGTCGCCCGTGGTGCTCAGCAGCGTGAAATTCAAGAAAGATGGCTATATTTATTTCGATACGCCCGAAACTTTCGTCAACGGCAATGTGGTGATCGTGGCGATCGACAAGGAGCTCGGCTATGATCAGATCGAAGCCGATGCGGACAAGCGCATTACGAACGCCGAGGTGCTCTGGAGCTGGAATATCGTTTTCTCGGAGGGGTATGACCCCGACGCTGCGGAGAACTGGATCGTGAAAGGCGGCTATACATGGATGAATCGAGATCTGGGAGCTTTGATTGATCCCGAACAAGCGTATATCGGCGGTCAGCTGAACAATGTCGCTTTGGCCTCGACCACGGGCAATTGTTACCAATGGGGACGCAAAGACCCGTTCCCTGGCTTGCCGGACTATACGAGTGTACAAGTCAGTTATATGACCGGATTATGGTTCGCTCCTGCCTATACGCCAATTCCCGCGCTGGACAGAGGTACTTTTGAAGCATGGGGCCGAGAGGCGCATCACCAGATTATCGGCAATACGAAGGCGACGGTCGCCATCGACATCAACACGGCGCTCGGAACGGGTTATGTGTCGCAGGATGCATTCGACCTGGGCCGGGCCAACCCCCACCTCTGGCTTTACAAGAATGAAAATTACCTGACCGATAAGGCCGGATTGGCTGCATGGGGCAATCCATCGAAGGACGCGCACGGTGTGAAGACGATTTACGACCCGTGTCCCCCGGGATGGAAAGTGATGAGCAGCCAGGCCTGGATAGCGCTGACAGACAATGAAACACCCGATGCCGTAGTGGCTACGACGATGCGCGGAATCCTGCTGGACAATAAGTGGTATTTTCCGCTGACCGGAGGTGCGCAGCATGTGCGCAACTCGGATGGGGGATCCAATGGCTATACCGGAAGTTGCGGTGTGGAAGTTTGTACGGCTTATTACATGGATGGCCCTGATTATTCCCCCTGGGGGCGGGTCGGAGCTTTCAAGGCTGCTCCGAACTACAAAGAAGGAGACAGTGTCACCTGTCAGTCTCAGAATACCTATTCCGACCGAGGGGCGTCGGTTCGCTGCATCCGGATTGACGAGTAG
- a CDS encoding PorV/PorQ family protein, with the protein MSICQSIRYFSATFLFATGGYAAQAQTTDAGIMPFLGLETNARTAGMAGAATAVTDNPLAVYTNAALSLIGERHAGGTLFSGPWNTAFDSANVLYGVGGFYTPDSRNALLAGVRYFRGPSVGLTDEQGFPAGTARPQDLSAEVGYGRRIGRNLAFSLTARYVRSDQGFGEKPMQGVSFDIGAAYRGTLRAVEGARWIVGLRLADIGPDVKASDGERCGLPIRGSLGGSLHLPFRSNHVLGIALDLSHQFRGGITGLAAGAEYTFFRHGVVRGGYHFGQKNKGTGNYASLGCGFIAGPVRCDAAWRLGGDKFNPLNDTFLFSVGFLL; encoded by the coding sequence ATGTCTATCTGCCAATCAATCAGATACTTTTCCGCGACATTTCTTTTCGCGACAGGCGGTTATGCGGCGCAAGCCCAGACCACTGATGCCGGGATCATGCCGTTCCTCGGCCTGGAAACCAATGCCCGTACAGCCGGTATGGCAGGGGCCGCGACAGCAGTTACGGACAATCCGTTGGCCGTTTACACCAATGCCGCGTTAAGTCTCATCGGCGAACGACATGCCGGAGGCACTCTGTTCTCCGGACCTTGGAATACGGCTTTCGACAGCGCCAATGTGCTTTACGGCGTGGGGGGATTTTATACTCCCGACTCGCGGAACGCCCTGTTGGCCGGAGTGCGTTATTTCCGCGGACCTTCGGTCGGGTTGACCGACGAACAGGGATTTCCCGCCGGAACGGCCCGTCCGCAAGACCTTTCGGCAGAGGTCGGTTACGGCCGTCGGATCGGCCGGAATCTGGCGTTTTCGCTGACGGCCCGTTACGTCCGTTCCGATCAGGGATTCGGGGAGAAACCGATGCAAGGCGTCTCGTTCGATATCGGTGCGGCCTATCGCGGGACGCTCCGCGCTGTGGAGGGTGCCCGCTGGATCGTCGGGCTGCGGCTGGCCGACATCGGCCCCGATGTGAAAGCCTCCGACGGAGAGCGCTGTGGCCTGCCGATACGTGGGTCGCTCGGAGGTTCGCTCCACCTGCCTTTTCGCTCGAACCACGTGCTCGGCATCGCTCTTGATTTGAGCCACCAGTTCCGGGGAGGGATCACCGGTTTGGCCGCAGGAGCCGAATACACCTTTTTTCGGCACGGTGTCGTGCGCGGCGGATACCACTTCGGTCAGAAGAACAAAGGAACAGGCAATTACGCTTCGTTGGGTTGCGGATTCATTGCAGGCCCCGTGCGGTGCGACGCCGCATGGCGCTTGGGCGGCGATAAATTCAATCCGCTCAACGACACGTTTCTCTTTTCGGTCGGATTTCTGTTGTAA